ctcctttTTGCCTCCGTAGGTTTACTACTATATTGTCGTCCTCGTCGCCCTCGCCCTCGCCTTCGTTGTCCTGTCGCGGGGCCGGCGTCGCTAGCGTAGCTACCGGTAAGGGCGCGCTACCTCCGTAGGGGCGGAACATCGTCGCATCGAGGCGCGTCTGTCCGAGGCCCTAAGCCCGGGGGTCGGTAAGCGCTAGTCGGCCTGCTCCGTATATTAAGCGTCCATCGCCATTTGGCCTCCTCTTCATGCTCCTATACATGACTGGCTAGAAGCCGTCGGCGTCGACTCTTAGACGGTGTAGTGCTGTCGCTAttcctcctctttcctaGCGTACACCTAGGCGCGCTCCTACCGCCTGTTCCGCTGCCTACCTCTTTACTCTACATCCGCCTATCCACGCCTTGTAGTCCCCGCCGCAGTTAGCGCACTTGCTTATCTCAGGTTAGGGGCATTCGCGGGTGTTGTGTGCCTTCGCGTAGTGGCCGTAGTAGGTCTCCTGCCTACAGTACTTTGAAGTGTACCCGAATCCCTAGCACCGGAAGCactaggttactatataggtatGGTCGTGCTTTTCAACGTAGTGGTACGAGTAGGCTAGGACTAGTCCCTTCTCTATAGCCTAGATCCTCTGGCTATTATACTCAAACGCGAGTACGAGCGACGAGTGTTTCCGCTCTATTCGTTCCGGCTTCTTTAGCCAGTACGCCCGGGCAATAACGAGACCTAGGATAGTGGCCTAGTTGTCCTTTACGATAGCCTCTCCTATCGCTGCCGGGCTGGTGTCTGCTAGGAAGGTGTCAACTCGGACACCGTGCATAAGggcctagtatactagcgCGACCGGCGCTGCGCTCTTCGCGTTCAGTGCCTCGACCGCCTAGGCTGCGCTCTGTAGTAGCGTCGGTCTCCCCGCTATAGTTACGAGCGTATAGCGCACTTCTCTACTCTTTAGCTTCTGGGCTGCAATAATGTCTTGTTTACTAGCCTGTCGCGCCTGCTCTACGAGGCGTTAGTGCGATAGCACCGCTACCCGCTCTCTTTCTTCAGGGTTGTCTATATGTATCGTGACCTTACGCTGAACTGGCCTAACGCGGTGCGTCAGTTGCTCTGCGGCTGCTGTAGCCGCTTGGGCATATGTCGCCGGCCTGGCTCTTCCTAGCGCCTGGATCTCCCGTAGGAGGTCCGCGTTCGTCACTTCCTTTACTAGCGCTAGCGCCTTCGTCGCCCGTAGTAGCTCCTGGATCGCTTTGGCTGAGCTCTCGAGGAGGCTACGGATCGCGCGTTCGTAGGGCAGATTGGCGCTCGCGAGGGTGGCTGTGATTTCGTGTACAATCGCGGTATATTCTGCCGTGTCTGTACCGTGTTTCGTATGCTGGTTCTTCTGGTTAGTGGCTTGCGGTTGTTGTGGTCGTTGTGGTAAATGGTCTCCGTGTTTCGTTTCTCCCGGGCGCGTCGTCGCTCCGCGCGTTTCCCTTCGTTCGCCGCCTTTCGAGGGCGCTCTTTGCTTTTGCGACGCTGTCGCCCCTTCGTTTATCATCGTTCTCCCTAGTGTTCCTGTCTAGCGTtgcgtctcctaaataggtaggcccttaatccaatATGTTCGGACCTTGGATCATGATATAGTAATTGCTGTCGATAGCAACACTAGTAACGACGACGATATAGGTCTTAGCACGTCACAAGTTGAGCAACCAAGGCAAGTCAGATGCTGTGTATTCACTTGCAAGGCAAGTCACGAGCTAGCAGGGTACAAACAATTAAGTCATTCACCTCAATTTTGACTCGTTTGTTTGTTGATCAGTCTGGAGTTCACCAACGAGGTGGGCGAAAATCAGAATTTCACCGCCGGCAACATCGGAAGGCATTTCGAACACGATCTACACTACATCCTTCTTCAGCATTGGCATCTCTTCGCTTGGTCACGCATCGCGATCACAGCCATCGCACCATGAGCACTCGTGGTCGCTTTCTCCCGTTCTTGCGATGAACAATGTCTTTTTTCGGTGAATTACTCCGACAGGGACCATTATGTATTTCTTACTCCGACAGGGACCTGCACGGTATCCATATTACTGCCACAGGGACCATTATTGCCACATCGTCGCATTCTCACCCAACCCATTTAACCTGCTCTCCCATTCCAGCAGAGCACGTTAAATAAGTTAGGGCAAGGCCAGAAACGCATGGCCTTGTGAAGGCGAATGATCGTGAGCTACTGAGCCATGAGCAGGTTAATCGTGGAGGTGAATGAACGAGAGGCACGAGCAGCGCGAGCAGGTTAATCGTGGAGGTGAATGCACGAGAGGCACGAGCAGGGCAATGAGACAATGCGAGCAGGTTAATCGTGGAGATGAATGCACGAGAGGCACGAGCAGCGCGAGCAGGTTAATTCAGCAGAGGTGAATAAACGAGAGGCACGAGCAGGGCAATGAGACGATGCGAGCAGGTTAATAAGACAATGCGAGCAGGTTAATGACACAATGAGAGCAGGTCAATGAGACGATACGCGGCCAAGAGAGTTCATTCGAGCAGAGCAGAGACAGACAGACACACCCTAAAGCTAATCACAATCCTTGCCTTGGTAGCGGCACCAGGCACACCGATTCACAGCGTCGACGCGAACGCCACAACGAAGTACAAGAAAGTCACCCAGCTAGCCCGCAAATCGATTCCGAACAGCACGATATGGTCACCAACATAGACGCCGCTGCTTTCGCTCGTCTCTCATTGCACGACCCTGAGCAGTTCAGCATCCAACACTCTCAGACCCTGCACCGGTTGGCGCTCCTGCAACACTGGGACATCCCATCAGGCTCGAATGTTTTGGAGCTAGGATGCGGCCAAGGAGACTGCACGACTGTCCTCGCCAATGCTGTAGGCGATCAGGGTACAGTTGTAGCGGTCGATCCTGCGGACCTTGACTATGGTACGTGCGCTACAGTATGTCCAATCAACCGGCTAACACTCCTGTAGGCGCTCCCTATACCCTCGGCCAAGCTCAGGCTCATATTTCGCAAGGTCCGCTGGGTAAGCGAATCACATGGGTTCAATTGACTCCACTGGACTACCTCTCGAACCTCAGCTCTTCTGGCATCAGCAACAAGACGTTCGATGCTACGATACTTGCCCACTGTCTGTGGTACTTCCCATCGCCGTCCCTCGTTCTCTCCACCTTGCGCGCCCTTAAGCAGCACAGTCATCGACTCTGTCTCGCTGAATGGTCATTGCAAGCAACGAAACCCAATGCTCAGCCTCATGTTCTAGCCGCCCTCACCCAAGCTGCACTAGAATGCCGCAAAGCTGAGAGTGAGTCGAATGTTCGCAGTGTGCTGAGTCCGAAGCGTCTTACGCAGTTGGCTCTGGCCGCTGGGTGGCAGCTGGAGGATGAGTCTGTTGTACAGGCCGGGGAGGGCATGTTGGACGGACAGTGGGAAGTCTCTGCTTGTCTTTCAACCGGATTTGAGCGGGAAGTGGACGATCATGTCGCTGATGAAAGGGGGAGGGGCGTCGTGCTTGCGTTACGGGATGCGTGTGAAGCGAGCGTGAAGGCTGTGGAAGGAGGGACGGGTGGGGTCAGGAGTATGGATGTTTGGGTCGCTAGCTTTGTGTGATCGGGCGAGGTGAGTTCGTCAAACAGGAAGCATGAGTGAAGCTGGTGGTCAATTGAGCAGGTATGAACTGCAGCGGTATGATGTTACCCACAAGTGGAGCAGACTAGACCAGAGACCACTGAGCAACAGGTGGACGTTACCTCTGGTGGGTACTGTGGTATGCTATCATCTTCCGTCCTACGTGTGACTGCACTGCCATCTTCCAAGACTCTGGCATTCCTCGTTGACCGCTGTCGCTCGGTATCCTCCCGACAGTCTAGCATCGTGCTGGAGGTGGCACTTTCTTAAAGCAAGTTCCCCACATCCAGTTGTTGCACTTATCATCGCCAGGCGGTATAGGTGGCGCCTGTCTCTGCTCTAGCGATACCGTGAAAACATTAGTGGGAGCTTGCAACCAATCTTATAGAGACGCACATTCCGCGACTGGTCCGGCGAACGCCAGTGAAGTGAAGACCGTAAGCACGATCCAGAAGGTTGCGATGAGCTTCATTTTGCTTGATGGTGTATAAATAGCACGGAGGAAAGACGTGAAGTCCACGGAACATCCTGGCAAGTACGAGATCGAGCTTGAGACAACTATACGAAGGCCCAAGAGATCAGGTGGTCCACCTTAGCCGGTCGCGCACGCCTGCCTATTCGTTCGTTTGGCAATCGTCCGCATACTTGAGCCAAAGGCACGACAGAGTGTCAAGGTACGCGAGCGATTCCCCTTCTGCTAATATCTGTATAATATTGATGGGCCGTGTCTGTGTCGACGATATTCTCTCGGTGTGAGGATGTTGTTAGCTATCTCCCAGCACAGAATACCTGGACGCCGACCGAATATACTTTGGCAAGTGGGCTGAGTTGAGACAAACCTGCGCCCTCAAACATCGTCGTTGTGACCCATCCGCTCGTGCACGCCAAGCCGAAATGTTTCCTCGTTTCTTCTGAGATCTGTCGACGCTGTCGTCCGGGACGCTTCCTCAGCCAGGTACCTTGGTGAGCCTGCGGTAGCACTGAGATTCGCATCGAACCATACCAAGAGTCGAGCTGTATAGCCTTCCATGCCTAAGTTCAGAAGACCCATACGGAGCTGTACCATCCTCGCCACAGCTCGCATGTGAACCTTGTACGCCTCTTTGATCCCGAAAATCGCTTCGAGGAGAGCGAGCTTTACTATTGCCAACATATTAGAGTCTGCCAGGCGCTCCGACTCACTATCGATTGCCGCCTGTACGTAATCGTGGGCGAGGGATCGTAGTTGGAGGATTGGGATGCTCATGGTATCGTGCCCCTGCAGAAAGCGCAGATGGGCACCCGTAAAGAGGACTGTGGTGGCAAGGAATGCGCGATTGTTGGTGATGAAAGGATGCAGATACTTTGGCCCCCAACCTTGAAATTGCGGATAATGCTCACCAAAAGCACGACCGTGCTCGCGTTCCCGCCATAGATAGTGCGACCAGATGACCGGCACACTGGTGTTAAGCCGACGGGCATAAACACCAAGTGGATCAGCCGGATCCTGTATATAAAAAGGCGGCGACGCTGAGAAGGTCCTCTCAAGCAACGGAGTTGGCAGGGGTGAGGTAAAGGTACTACTTGTAGAGCTCGTCGATTTCAGCGGCATACTCTTCCCACGCTCTGACTGGCGACGTTTCTCGTGCTGCCTGTGTGCCACATGTGCTTGGATCCTGCGTCTTGTCGTTGGAGAAGGCCCCGATGTCGGGTCAACAGGCTCCCATGACCATGTTACGACCTTGGCAGATTCTGC
Above is a window of Fulvia fulva chromosome 6, complete sequence DNA encoding:
- a CDS encoding Methyltransferase ustM, with the protein product MVTNIDAAAFARLSLHDPEQFSIQHSQTLHRLALLQHWDIPSGSNVLELGCGQGDCTTVLANAVGDQGTVVAVDPADLDYGAPYTLGQAQAHISQGPLGKRITWVQLTPLDYLSNLSSSGISNKTFDATILAHCLWYFPSPSLVLSTLRALKQHSHRLCLAEWSLQATKPNAQPHVLAALTQAALECRKAESESNVRSVLSPKRLTQLALAAGWQLEDESVVQAGEGMLDGQWEVSACLSTGFEREVDDHVADERGRGVVLALRDACEASVKAVEGGTGGVRSMDVWVASFV